In Bacteroidales bacterium, the genomic window TAATGCTGTAGTTAAGTAGTTAATAAGCTTGGGGTATTTATTGGCTATATTTCTGAGATGCCGTAGCGCATTACTCATATGGTTTTCAACTGTTTTTTCAGAAATATTCAGAACCTCTGCAATTTCTCGGTATTTTAACCCGTCGACTTTATGCATTCGGAGAACTAGTCCTGCTCTTTTGGGTAGATTAAATATTATATTATTTATTACATCTGATTTTTCTGCTTTGAGAAGCAATGTTTCGGGAGTTTCAAACTCATTTTTATTTTTAATATCATCAATATTTACAA contains:
- a CDS encoding sigma-70 family RNA polymerase sigma factor yields the protein VNIDDIKNKNEFETPETLLLKAEKSDVINNIIFNLPKRAGLVLRMHKVDGLKYREIAEVLNISEKTVENHMSNALRHLRNIANKYPKLINYLTTALLIGSMWNYSLF